The Geotrypetes seraphini chromosome 6, aGeoSer1.1, whole genome shotgun sequence genome includes a window with the following:
- the C6H21orf62 gene encoding uncharacterized protein C21orf62 homolog — protein MLRPISKYHLMTTSLLIFWSVHGFVTGQKNTTLIFAKDDNIRNCSCATDIRDCDYSLANLVCSCKTVLQQAISRATPGPSYSSDLTLWFSDTTSLSLLLNFTSVHNLKLSLCGTTPLPSVYLAVLGLRRLRIHSSAATAAPDQSLVIHNLSDRITKDESDLEPRESKNLFYISYLDTALFNGHSLLKSYSVVNVSRISDHFPNLPYSNTITDAPSPDQTYIVTLIY, from the coding sequence ATGTTAAGGCCCATCTCTAAATATCACCTCATGACAACCAGCCTCCTGATCTTCTGGAGTGTTCATGGATTTGTTACAGGCCAGAAAAACACTACCCTGATTTTCGCCAAAGATGACAACATTCGCAACTGTAGTTGTGCCACTGACATCCGTGACTGTGATTACAGTCTGGCCAACTTGGTCTGCAGCTGTAAGACTGTCCTACAGCAGGCGATTTCCAGAGCAACTCCTGGCCCCAGCTACAGCAGTGATCTGACTCTCTGGTTCTCAGATACAACGTCGCTGTCCCTGCTCCTGAATTTCACGTCTGTGCATAACCTCAAACTTTCCCTGTGTGGAActaccccacttccatcagtgtACCTAGCTGTCCTGGGACTGCGTAGACTGCGTATTCACAGCAGTGCTGCCACAGCTGCCCCAGACCAGAGCTTAGTTATACACAATTTGAGTGACAGAATTACAAAGGATGAGTCGGATCTGGAGCCAAGAGAAAGCAAAAACTTGTTTTATATTTCATACCTGGATACAGCTCTTTTCAATGGTCACTCTTTGTTGAAATCTTACAGTGTGGTAAATGTCTCCAGGATCTCGGACCACTTTCCAAACCTGCCCTACTCTAACACGATCACAGATGCTCCGAGTCCTGACCAAACCTATATTGTAACGCTCATTTACTGA